One region of uncultured Sulfurimonas sp. genomic DNA includes:
- the ybeY gene encoding rRNA maturation RNase YbeY — protein MIELDNRTSLKVDEIFLKKIATSLTDKEIELIITSKDEIKNINKEHRNIDAPTDVLSFPYVDMPMSPLGSIVISSSHVEELSQKLGHSQNDELALLFIHGLLHLLGFDHEIDNGEMREEEAKLIKEFNLPKSLIIRTQG, from the coding sequence ATGATTGAACTAGACAACAGAACATCTCTTAAGGTAGATGAGATTTTTTTAAAAAAAATTGCTACATCACTTACAGATAAAGAAATAGAACTTATAATAACAAGCAAAGATGAAATAAAAAACATCAATAAAGAGCATAGAAATATAGATGCACCTACAGATGTTTTAAGTTTTCCATATGTTGATATGCCAATGAGTCCGCTTGGAAGCATCGTTATATCGTCTTCGCACGTAGAGGAACTCTCTCAAAAACTTGGTCATTCTCAAAATGATGAACTAGCCCTACTCTTTATACATGGGCTCTTACATCTACTTGGATTTGATCATGAAATAGATAATGGAGAGATGCGAGAAGAAGAGGCAAAACTTATAAAAGAGTTTAACTTGCCAAAAAGTTTAATAATAAGAACTCAAGGATAA
- the queC gene encoding 7-cyano-7-deazaguanine synthase QueC, with translation MNKQNKKALCVMSGGMDSTLSAYMMKNSGYEIIALHFNYDQRTQTKELKCFDEICKDLNVIKKYILDLDFFKQLGASALTDKTIDVPTNGLEEGVPITYVPFRNGIFLSMAAAVAEKEGAEVISIGVVEEDSSGYPDCRENYIKSMENSINLGTKDETKIKIKMPLVHLKKSQIVEKSLELNIPLHLTWSCYKNEDKACGVCDSCRLRLNGFKLAGVSDPIDYE, from the coding sequence ATGAATAAACAAAATAAAAAAGCACTATGTGTTATGAGTGGTGGCATGGACTCAACACTTAGTGCATATATGATGAAAAATAGTGGTTATGAAATAATAGCTTTACACTTTAATTATGACCAAAGAACTCAGACAAAAGAACTTAAGTGTTTTGATGAAATATGTAAAGATTTAAATGTAATTAAAAAGTACATTCTTGATTTAGATTTTTTCAAACAACTTGGTGCATCTGCACTCACAGATAAAACAATAGATGTTCCTACTAATGGCTTAGAAGAAGGTGTTCCCATAACTTATGTTCCTTTTAGAAATGGAATCTTTTTAAGTATGGCAGCTGCTGTAGCAGAAAAAGAGGGTGCAGAAGTTATAAGTATAGGTGTTGTTGAAGAAGATAGCAGTGGTTATCCTGATTGTAGGGAAAATTATATAAAGAGTATGGAAAATTCTATTAATCTTGGAACAAAAGATGAAACAAAAATAAAAATAAAAATGCCTCTGGTTCATCTAAAAAAATCTCAGATAGTTGAAAAATCTTTGGAATTGAATATTCCTTTGCATCTTACTTGGAGTTGTTATAAAAATGAAGATAAAGCTTGTGGAGTGTGTGATAGCTGTAGGCTTAGATTAAATGGATTTAAACTAGCTGGAGTGAGTGATCCGATTGATTACGAATGA
- a CDS encoding putative glycoside hydrolase encodes MKKLIIIFTLLQSLLFASFEGIIIDKNTLEPIEKAIISDSLQSVKSDENGSFKIISKENSYHVKAYGYRPLTFSADANNTTIEIQQIKIKALYLTFWGANIHSKTVKKILDIIDNTEINTVVVDVKNEYGSTSFKTSFKEANEYGAYKKRTIGSIENFMQLMKSKNIYTIARIVVFKDELQASNNEDYAIKKEDGTIWRNHDNMAWVDPFDKRSHNYTVSIAQEAAKVGFDEINFDYIRFPAKDGLKLAKESTEENRIKAIEDFLQLAQTKLRKYGVFISVDTYGNICWEKGDVGIGQTVESLAKYSDYISPMLYPSGFASGSFYFEHPSEHPYDVIYRSIKNIAPIIDSNRIRPWLQYFKDYAHTRKHYKKFEVNEQIRASDDRNTSGWMLWSPSSRYHEEYFEVSKK; translated from the coding sequence TTGAAAAAACTAATAATCATATTTACTCTATTACAAAGCTTACTTTTTGCTTCATTTGAAGGCATAATTATTGATAAAAATACTCTAGAGCCGATTGAAAAAGCAATTATAAGTGATTCACTACAGAGTGTTAAGTCAGATGAAAATGGTTCATTTAAGATCATAAGCAAAGAAAACAGCTATCATGTAAAAGCTTATGGATACAGACCTCTTACATTTTCTGCAGATGCAAACAACACAACCATAGAAATACAACAAATTAAAATTAAGGCTTTATATCTTACTTTTTGGGGTGCAAATATACACTCTAAAACAGTAAAGAAAATCTTAGATATCATTGATAATACTGAAATTAATACTGTTGTTGTAGATGTTAAAAATGAGTATGGTTCAACTTCATTTAAAACTTCATTTAAAGAAGCGAATGAATATGGAGCTTATAAAAAAAGAACTATAGGAAGTATAGAAAATTTTATGCAACTTATGAAGTCGAAAAATATCTACACTATAGCTAGAATAGTTGTTTTTAAAGATGAACTTCAAGCTTCAAATAACGAAGATTACGCTATAAAAAAAGAAGATGGTACTATCTGGAGAAACCATGATAACATGGCATGGGTAGATCCATTTGATAAAAGAAGTCACAACTATACAGTTAGTATAGCTCAAGAAGCGGCTAAAGTTGGTTTTGATGAAATAAATTTTGATTATATTAGGTTTCCTGCAAAAGATGGTTTAAAACTAGCAAAAGAGAGTACTGAAGAGAACCGTATAAAGGCTATAGAAGATTTTTTACAACTTGCACAAACAAAACTTAGAAAGTATGGTGTATTTATCTCTGTTGATACTTATGGAAATATCTGCTGGGAAAAAGGTGATGTTGGCATCGGTCAAACTGTAGAATCTCTTGCCAAATATAGTGACTATATCTCTCCTATGCTTTATCCTTCAGGCTTTGCAAGCGGTTCATTTTATTTTGAGCATCCATCAGAACATCCCTATGATGTTATTTATAGAAGTATAAAAAATATAGCACCAATTATTGACTCAAATCGCATAAGACCTTGGTTGCAATACTTTAAAGATTATGCTCATACAAGAAAACATTACAAAAAATTTGAAGTAAATGAACAAATCAGAGCATCTGATGATAGAAATACTAGTGGATGGATGCTATGGTCACCATCTAGCAGATATCATGAAGAGTATTTTGAGGTTTCTAAAAAGTAA
- a CDS encoding SprT family zinc-dependent metalloprotease: MIRLITNEIKFKDFDVIHIIKPRLKNSYISVNEDLKIVLKTSKVSKFYIENLLIEKEQWIRKQLLKRKQNPPLQINLEDEVLLFGEIYSVDANEASELRTLLNALRKPYQKNILRCYDDFYKLYSKNYLTQRTQHYAKIMNLEYKDIKFKKMKSRWGSCSSDKILTFNTQLIKLKKEQIDYVVVHELSHLIHMNHSKNFHNLVERYLPDSKRVRKDIKNRQNFTF; the protein is encoded by the coding sequence GTGATCCGATTGATTACGAATGAGATAAAGTTTAAAGATTTTGATGTTATTCATATCATAAAACCAAGATTAAAAAACAGCTATATAAGTGTAAACGAAGATTTAAAAATAGTTTTGAAAACATCTAAAGTATCTAAGTTTTATATAGAAAATCTACTAATTGAAAAAGAACAGTGGATAAGAAAACAACTCTTAAAACGAAAACAAAATCCTCCATTACAGATTAATCTTGAAGATGAAGTTTTACTTTTTGGAGAGATCTATAGTGTAGATGCAAATGAAGCGAGTGAACTTCGGACTCTTCTAAATGCTCTTAGAAAACCATATCAAAAAAACATACTTAGATGCTATGATGATTTTTATAAACTATATTCTAAAAACTACCTAACTCAAAGAACGCAACACTATGCAAAAATCATGAACTTGGAGTATAAAGATATAAAATTTAAAAAGATGAAAAGCAGGTGGGGAAGTTGTAGTTCTGATAAAATATTGACTTTTAACACTCAGCTAATAAAACTAAAAAAAGAGCAGATAGACTATGTTGTGGTGCATGAATTGTCTCATTTGATTCATATGAACCATTCAAAAAATTTTCACAATTTAGTTGAGCGTTACCTTCCAGACTCTAAAAGAGTTAGAAAAGATATAAAAAATAGACAAAACTTTACTTTTTAG
- the rraA gene encoding ribonuclease E activity regulator RraA, with protein MNFFTADICDEYSDKALVLDPEYKNYGGADKCQGEVLTLKLDKNNSELIKILRDEDGSGKVVVVDVREEYFAVVGENLMKFAHKNNYAGIIVNGYIRDTFQIKDIPVALYALGTCPRKYIPVTDGERDVHLSFGGIGFKNGDYIYADTDGVIIMPEKII; from the coding sequence ATGAACTTTTTTACAGCAGATATTTGTGATGAATACAGTGACAAAGCACTTGTGCTTGACCCAGAGTATAAAAACTATGGTGGTGCTGATAAATGTCAAGGTGAAGTGCTTACTTTAAAACTAGATAAAAACAACTCAGAGCTTATAAAAATTCTTCGAGATGAAGATGGTAGTGGTAAAGTTGTTGTTGTGGATGTAAGAGAGGAGTATTTTGCTGTTGTAGGTGAAAATCTTATGAAGTTTGCACACAAAAATAACTACGCTGGCATCATAGTAAATGGTTATATTAGAGATACATTTCAAATAAAAGATATTCCTGTAGCCTTGTATGCATTAGGAACTTGCCCTAGAAAATACATACCAGTTACAGATGGCGAGAGAGATGTGCATCTATCTTTTGGTGGTATTGGTTTTAAAAATGGAGATTATATCTATGCTGACACAGATGGTGTAATTATTATGCCTGAGAAAATTATCTAA
- the mrdA gene encoding penicillin-binding protein 2: MKIKFIIALFIVTWLTLIVRVFFLAVESNTYYERLSISNTIKSEQIAPVRGEIVDRNNKPIAINKLGFKIQLRPHLRLKKNIEKFDEEIENIVKLLPNLEKDMLVKNYIKKDSYYYHDFIDIVHFISYEDIMPVYSVLSLRENVNIVPAPKRFYPYGEIGAHAIGYVSRANKKDIKNDELLELIGYTGKSGIEKYYNTYLQGEAGQREIKVNANNQEIEELSNISADEDRRLTLNIDIEFQKYVSSLFDKKAGAVIVMGVDGAILSASSFPEYSLNTFVSGISHEMWNKLSKSLDKPFTNKLVNGLYPPGSTIKPGLGLIYITTDLDKSWSVDCKSSMPLGKRIFRCWKKKGHRTTDIVKAIRESCDDYFYKGSLQVGIKKMSDGLIRYGLGQKTGVDLPNEFIGIVPSREWKRQKYNKAWYIGETVNTSIGQGDFLTTPMQIAQFTALLATSKLPVPHFAKLIGDKPHNPTIKDVLNSDELKNLPLIQKSMYEVCNHPKGTATQYLSSKVKLAGKTGTAQVVGIMQDIEDRELEHEMAYYSRSHAWFTTYGPYKNPQYIVMVMVEHGGHGGSAAGEIVSKIYNKLLELKYIEQ; this comes from the coding sequence GTGAAAATTAAATTTATTATTGCTTTATTTATTGTTACATGGCTTACGCTAATTGTTAGAGTATTTTTTCTTGCAGTTGAATCAAACACATACTATGAAAGATTATCTATATCAAACACTATAAAAAGTGAACAAATCGCACCTGTAAGAGGGGAAATAGTTGATAGAAACAACAAGCCAATTGCCATAAATAAACTTGGATTTAAAATACAACTTCGTCCGCATCTTCGTTTAAAAAAAAATATAGAAAAATTTGATGAAGAAATTGAAAATATTGTCAAACTACTTCCTAATTTAGAAAAAGATATGTTGGTTAAAAACTACATAAAAAAAGACTCTTATTATTATCATGATTTTATAGATATAGTTCATTTTATATCTTATGAAGATATTATGCCTGTTTATTCTGTTTTAAGTTTAAGAGAAAATGTAAATATTGTTCCTGCACCAAAAAGATTTTATCCATATGGAGAAATAGGAGCTCATGCTATTGGCTATGTTTCACGCGCAAATAAAAAAGATATAAAAAATGATGAATTACTCGAATTAATAGGCTACACAGGTAAATCAGGAATAGAAAAATATTATAATACCTACCTACAAGGCGAAGCAGGACAAAGAGAAATAAAAGTAAACGCAAACAATCAAGAGATAGAAGAGTTATCAAACATAAGTGCAGATGAAGACAGAAGATTAACTTTAAACATAGATATAGAGTTTCAAAAGTATGTATCTTCATTGTTTGATAAAAAAGCTGGTGCAGTAATAGTTATGGGTGTAGATGGAGCTATTTTATCTGCAAGTAGTTTTCCAGAGTATAGTTTAAATACTTTTGTATCTGGAATCTCTCATGAGATGTGGAATAAGCTCTCAAAAAGTCTTGATAAGCCATTTACAAATAAACTTGTAAACGGTCTTTATCCTCCAGGATCAACCATTAAGCCAGGTCTTGGTTTAATTTATATTACAACAGATTTAGATAAATCATGGAGTGTTGATTGTAAATCATCAATGCCACTTGGCAAGCGTATATTTAGATGCTGGAAGAAAAAAGGTCATAGAACAACAGATATTGTAAAAGCAATCAGAGAGAGTTGTGATGATTATTTTTACAAAGGTAGTCTTCAAGTTGGTATAAAAAAAATGAGTGATGGACTCATAAGATATGGTCTTGGACAAAAAACTGGGGTAGATCTTCCAAATGAATTTATAGGCATAGTACCATCACGTGAATGGAAAAGACAAAAGTACAACAAAGCTTGGTATATTGGTGAGACAGTAAATACATCTATTGGTCAAGGAGATTTTTTAACAACTCCTATGCAAATAGCTCAATTTACAGCTCTTTTAGCTACATCAAAACTTCCCGTCCCTCATTTTGCAAAACTCATAGGTGATAAACCTCATAATCCAACAATTAAAGATGTTTTAAATAGTGATGAACTAAAAAACTTACCTCTTATTCAAAAATCTATGTATGAAGTTTGTAATCATCCAAAAGGTACAGCTACTCAATACTTAAGTTCAAAAGTAAAACTAGCAGGTAAAACAGGGACGGCTCAAGTTGTTGGAATCATGCAAGATATTGAAGACAGAGAGTTAGAACATGAAATGGCATACTATAGCCGCTCTCATGCATGGTTTACAACTTACGGACCATATAAAAATCCTCAATATATAGTTATGGTTATGGTAGAACATGGAGGTCATGGTGGATCTGCTGCTGGGGAGATTGTATCAAAAATATACAATAAGCTCTTAGAGCTTAAGTATATTGAGCAATAA
- a CDS encoding methylaspartate mutase, which yields MSLLQEEREIILGNEYVDNFDFAEVEDFIKNASKDLFISHHFKNKKKMLVQPRGGFPTYKKQFALNEFFVEANVDVLPLTIDSNTRLNDYATAKKMLRLSEENDVDMLNGYPLVNHGYRTTRKMITHFNKPVSLRHGTPDARLLIETAIASGIFEIEGGPITYLLPYSKNFPLDKAFLYWKYVEKVCANYSLLNEPINRESFGPLTATLVPPAITIVIQLLEMLLSLEEGVRSFSVSFSQSGSMNQDIVMGAVIRKLSKYYAESIDCGDATINLVYHQWMGAFPTNKNFAEQLINMSTVIASMVGADKIITKTREEASGIPTKEANASTVANTQYTLGILNGIPKIVDAEEEEILTLEVHAIMEAVFNDPADTLWRKVFNSIKNGIIDVPFSPHIINHNEMITIRDAKKNIRIIKRGNVPIPDRCFEYEKAQCDLTKDTTSIVNDIIHDIGIMQ from the coding sequence ATGAGCTTGCTCCAAGAAGAGAGAGAGATAATTCTAGGTAACGAGTATGTTGATAACTTTGATTTTGCAGAAGTTGAAGACTTTATAAAAAACGCAAGTAAAGACCTTTTTATATCTCATCACTTTAAAAATAAAAAGAAGATGCTAGTCCAACCTCGTGGTGGATTTCCTACTTACAAAAAGCAATTTGCTCTAAATGAGTTTTTTGTAGAGGCAAATGTTGATGTTCTACCACTAACAATCGACTCAAACACAAGACTCAACGACTATGCAACAGCAAAGAAAATGCTTCGTCTGAGTGAAGAAAATGATGTAGATATGCTAAATGGCTATCCTCTTGTAAATCATGGTTATAGAACTACAAGAAAGATGATTACTCATTTTAACAAACCTGTAAGTTTGCGTCACGGAACCCCAGATGCTAGACTTCTTATAGAGACTGCCATAGCATCTGGCATCTTTGAGATTGAGGGTGGACCTATCACTTATCTTCTTCCTTATTCAAAGAACTTTCCGCTTGACAAAGCATTTCTTTACTGGAAATATGTAGAAAAAGTTTGTGCAAACTACTCACTTCTTAACGAACCTATAAACCGTGAATCTTTTGGACCTCTAACGGCTACTCTTGTTCCGCCTGCTATTACTATTGTTATCCAACTATTAGAGATGCTACTCTCATTAGAGGAGGGCGTTAGATCTTTTTCTGTCTCTTTTTCTCAAAGTGGTTCAATGAATCAAGATATAGTGATGGGTGCTGTTATTAGAAAACTCTCAAAATATTATGCCGAGTCTATAGATTGTGGAGATGCAACTATAAACTTAGTTTATCATCAATGGATGGGAGCTTTTCCAACTAACAAAAATTTTGCAGAACAACTTATAAATATGTCAACAGTTATAGCATCTATGGTTGGAGCGGACAAGATTATCACCAAAACAAGAGAAGAAGCATCTGGAATCCCAACAAAAGAAGCAAATGCTTCAACAGTTGCAAATACTCAATACACTCTTGGCATCTTAAACGGTATTCCAAAAATAGTAGATGCGGAGGAAGAAGAGATTTTAACTCTTGAAGTTCATGCTATTATGGAAGCTGTGTTTAACGACCCTGCGGATACTCTTTGGAGAAAAGTATTTAACTCTATAAAAAATGGAATTATTGATGTTCCTTTTTCTCCGCATATTATCAACCACAATGAGATGATAACTATCAGAGATGCTAAGAAAAATATCCGCATCATCAAAAGAGGAAACGTACCTATTCCAGATAGATGTTTTGAGTACGAAAAAGCTCAGTGTGACTTAACAAAAGACACTACGAGTATAGTAAACGATATTATCCACGATATAGGGATTATGCAATGA
- the glmS gene encoding methylaspartate mutase subunit S, which produces MKVVTGVVGNDIHVVANRLIELSLNARGFEVFNLGVNTYLEEFFDAVVETGADVLLISSLNGEAEGWSREIKLLKSKYKNLDNLVMMIGGNLVVGSADADTIVPKYKNYGFDLVFHQVDLNTGLDTLEEFLKERNK; this is translated from the coding sequence ATGAAAGTAGTAACAGGCGTAGTTGGAAATGACATACATGTTGTGGCAAATAGGTTGATAGAACTCTCACTCAATGCAAGAGGCTTTGAAGTCTTTAACTTGGGTGTAAACACTTACCTTGAAGAGTTTTTTGACGCTGTGGTGGAAACTGGTGCTGATGTACTTCTTATATCTTCGCTTAATGGTGAAGCTGAGGGGTGGAGTAGGGAGATAAAACTGCTAAAATCAAAATACAAGAACTTAGATAATCTTGTAATGATGATTGGCGGAAACTTGGTCGTTGGAAGTGCAGATGCTGATACGATAGTTCCTAAGTACAAAAATTACGGTTTTGATTTAGTTTTTCACCAAGTTGACCTAAATACAGGACTTGATACACTTGAAGAGTTTTTAAAAGAGAGAAATAAATAA
- a CDS encoding calcium/sodium antiporter — MDFIIFIVAMSALIFGADFIIKESERIALHFKISHFVIGATLVAFGTSLPEMAASMMAAAQNKSDMAVANVVGSVIFNITLVLGAVFFISKKMHPDRNLFSQDSAWVIVPLVLFFIMVQDGVISRMDGILYLLLMVSYLVFLFTDSKDDLGGEIDEDLIKEKFNWNKTFILLLIGFVLTIGGANFVVDSGTNIARDFGVSEWIIGLFLISLGTSLPELVVSIVAVKKGNAEMSIGNIIGSNVANFSMVLGASSLVNPLVVDLLATKFDMLIMIASSITLLFILANKLYNKAGAIFLLIILALFIQNAII, encoded by the coding sequence ATGGATTTTATAATTTTCATAGTTGCGATGTCTGCACTGATTTTTGGAGCTGATTTTATTATCAAAGAGTCTGAAAGAATAGCTCTACATTTTAAAATATCGCATTTTGTAATTGGTGCTACACTTGTAGCATTTGGAACATCTCTTCCTGAAATGGCAGCTTCAATGATGGCAGCAGCGCAAAATAAAAGTGATATGGCTGTTGCAAATGTTGTTGGAAGTGTTATTTTTAACATTACTTTAGTTTTAGGTGCAGTATTTTTTATAAGTAAAAAAATGCATCCAGATAGAAATCTTTTTTCTCAAGATAGTGCTTGGGTGATTGTTCCATTGGTGCTATTTTTTATAATGGTACAAGATGGAGTTATTAGCAGAATGGATGGCATTTTATATTTGCTTTTAATGGTTTCTTACTTAGTTTTTCTTTTTACTGACTCTAAGGATGATTTAGGTGGAGAAATAGATGAAGACCTTATAAAAGAAAAGTTTAACTGGAATAAAACATTTATTCTTCTTTTGATTGGATTTGTTCTTACTATTGGTGGTGCAAATTTTGTTGTAGATAGCGGTACTAATATTGCAAGAGATTTTGGTGTAAGTGAATGGATTATAGGACTATTTTTGATATCTTTAGGGACATCACTTCCTGAGTTAGTTGTATCGATTGTGGCTGTTAAAAAGGGAAATGCTGAGATGAGTATTGGTAATATTATAGGATCTAATGTAGCTAACTTCTCTATGGTTTTAGGTGCATCTTCACTAGTAAACCCTCTAGTCGTTGATCTACTTGCTACAAAATTTGATATGCTGATTATGATAGCTTCATCTATAACTTTACTATTTATTTTGGCAAATAAACTTTATAACAAAGCAGGAGCAATATTTTTACTTATAATCTTAGCTCTTTTTATTCAAAACGCAATTATTTAA
- a CDS encoding substrate-binding domain-containing protein: MNRRDFLTTATVASASLALSGCNENNRQAIDYSKHPKKQDDYNKHINVNKNKKTIIKLATSWPAHFPIMGTGVEDFTQRVKDISGGSLEIKLYPKNTLVPALAVFDACSSGQIDAFHSGPYYWKGKNSSFSLFSGIPFGFTAEEINSWMLFGGGYELWREQYEKYNLYPFMGGNTNIQMGGWYRKPIKSVADMQGLKMRMPGLAGEVFSKIGVNPVLLPAGEIYTSLERGVIDATEWVGPALDIKMGFYKVAPYYYSGWHEPGSILEVTFNKHSWDKLAFEHKSIIEVASSEMNSNMTYHFHAQNIKALAKLKELDIDILQYPKDIIVAGKKALKEVVDDLSSQNEDFKKVYASIQNYLNLSKEWSDVSLRYFLNER, encoded by the coding sequence ATGAATCGTAGAGATTTTTTAACTACTGCTACTGTTGCTTCTGCATCTCTTGCACTTAGCGGATGCAACGAAAATAATCGTCAAGCTATAGATTACTCAAAGCATCCAAAAAAACAAGATGATTATAATAAACATATAAATGTTAATAAAAATAAAAAAACTATTATTAAACTTGCTACAAGTTGGCCTGCACATTTTCCAATTATGGGTACTGGAGTTGAGGATTTTACACAAAGAGTAAAAGATATAAGTGGTGGTTCTTTAGAAATAAAACTTTATCCTAAGAACACTCTTGTGCCTGCTTTAGCTGTCTTTGATGCTTGTAGTAGTGGGCAGATAGATGCTTTTCACTCAGGACCTTATTATTGGAAAGGTAAAAACTCTTCCTTTTCTCTTTTTAGCGGTATTCCTTTTGGTTTTACAGCTGAAGAGATTAACTCATGGATGCTTTTTGGTGGTGGATATGAACTATGGCGTGAGCAATATGAAAAGTACAATCTCTATCCATTTATGGGTGGAAATACTAATATTCAAATGGGCGGTTGGTATAGAAAACCCATAAAATCAGTAGCAGATATGCAAGGACTTAAGATGCGTATGCCTGGACTTGCTGGTGAGGTTTTTTCAAAAATAGGAGTTAATCCTGTACTCCTTCCTGCTGGAGAGATATACACTTCCTTAGAGCGAGGAGTTATAGATGCTACAGAGTGGGTTGGACCTGCGCTTGATATTAAGATGGGATTTTACAAGGTTGCTCCGTATTATTACTCTGGATGGCACGAGCCTGGTTCTATTTTGGAAGTTACTTTTAATAAACACTCTTGGGACAAGCTAGCTTTTGAACATAAGTCAATTATAGAGGTTGCATCTAGTGAAATGAACTCAAATATGACATATCATTTCCATGCCCAAAACATAAAAGCATTAGCTAAATTAAAAGAATTAGATATAGATATACTTCAATATCCTAAGGATATTATTGTTGCAGGTAAAAAAGCACTAAAAGAAGTTGTAGATGATCTTAGCTCTCAAAATGAAGACTTTAAAAAAGTTTATGCATCTATACAAAATTATCTAAATCTCTCAAAAGAGTGGAGTGATGTAAGTTTGCGTTACTTTCTAAATGAGAGATAA